From the Platichthys flesus chromosome 6, fPlaFle2.1, whole genome shotgun sequence genome, one window contains:
- the pparab gene encoding peroxisome proliferator-activated receptor alpha b translates to MVDMESHYHPPSPLEDSVLGSPLCTDDDFMEGMEELQDISQSIDNDALSSFDVPEYQSSSNGSEGSTVLDALTPASSPSSVVYGMSVGQEEFSSTSSSLSLECRVCADRASGYHYGVHACEGCKGFFRRTIRLKLEYDKCERRCKIQKKNRNKCQYCRFQKCLSVGMSHNAIRFGRMPQSEKLKLKAEMVTGDREVGDPQVADQKTLARQIYEAYLKNFNMNKAKARTILTGKTSTPPFVIHDMETLQLAEQTLMAKMVGSVGSVKDREAEVRIFHCCQCTSVETVTELTEFAKSVPGFSSLDLNDQVTLLKYGVHESLFAMLASSMNKDGLLVAYGSGFITREFLKSLRRPFSDMMEPKFQFAMKFNALELDDSDLALFVAAIICCGDRPGLVNVEHIEQMQESIVQVLQLHLLSNHPDDTFLFPRLLQKLADLRQLVTEHAQLVQEIKKTEDTSLHPLLQEIYRDMY, encoded by the exons ATGGTCGACATGGAGAGCCACTACCATCCCCCTTCTCCCCTGGAGGACTCGGTGCTGGGCAGCCCCCTGTGCACTGATGACGACTTCATGGAAGGCATGGAGGAGCTCCAGGACATCTCCCAGTCCATTGACAATGATGCCCTCAGCTCCTTCGATGTCCCTGAATACCAGTCCTCCAGCAATGGCTCGGAAGGGTCCACTGTCCTAG aTGCCCTGACGCCGGCGTCCAGCCCCTCGTCGGTTGTTTACGGGATGTCAGTGGGCCAAGAGGAGTTCTCGTCTACCTCCTCATCGCTCAGTCTGGAGTGTCGAGTGTGTGCTGACCGTGCCTCGGGCTACCACTACGGCGTCCACGCCTGCGAGGGCTGCAAG GGTTTTTTCCGGCGGACCATCCGTCTGAAGCTGGAGTACGACAAGTGTGAGCGCCGCTGCAAGATCCAAAAGAAGAACCGCAACAAGTGCCAATACTGCCGCTTCCAGAAGTGCCTGTCAGTGGGCATGTCCCACAATG CCATCCGTTTTGGTCGGATGCCTCAGTCGgagaagctgaagctgaagGCGGAGATGGTGACGGGGGACAGAGAGGTGGGAGACCCTCAGGTCGCTGACCAGAAGACGCTGGCCAGGCAGATTTACGAGGCCTACCTCAAGAACTTCAACATGAACAAGGCCAAGGCTCGAACCATTCTCACCGGAAAGACCAGCACCCCT CCGTTCGTCATCCATGACATGGAGACCCTCCAGCTGGCAGAGCAGACGCTGATGGCCAAGATGGTCGGCTCTGTGGGATCGGTAAAGGACAGGGAGGCAGAGGTTCGGATTTTCCACTGCTGCCAGTGCACATCGGTGGAGACCGTCACGGAGCTCACAGAGTTTGCAAAGTCCGTCCCCGGGTTCTCGAGCTTGGACCTCAACGATCAGGTGACTCTTTTGAAATACGGAGTGCACGAGTCTCTCTTCGCCATGCTGGCCTCCAGCATGAACAAGGACGGCCTCCTGGTGGCGTATGGCTCAGGCTTCATCACGCGGGAATTCCTCAAGAGCCTGCGGCGACCGTTCAGCGACATGATGGAGCCAAAGTTCCAGTTTGCCATGAAGTTCAACGCGTTGGAGCTGGACGACAGTGACCTGGCTCTGTTTGTGGCTGCTATCATCTGCTGTGGAG ACCGACCGGGCCTGGTGAACGTGGAGCACATCGAGCAGATGCAGGAAAGCATCGTGcaggtgctgcagctccacctgctgTCCAATCACCCGGATGACACTTTCCTCTTCCCCAGGCTGCTGCAGAAACTCGCCGACCTCCGGCAGCTCGTCACTGAGCACGCACAGCTAGTGCAGGAGATCAAAAAGACAGAGGACACGTCGCTGCACCCGCTCCTGCAGGAGATCTACAGAGACATGTACTGA
- the yars2 gene encoding tyrosine--tRNA ligase, mitochondrial, whose amino-acid sequence MAAPLAGTCRFLPRHASCVLLRRTGVWLSLRSRIHCSSPALSGLLFSLNRRGVLKDSFPENAAQDQLPRLLQSGAQTVYCGFDPTSDSLHVGNLLAIIGLLHFRSAGHHVLAVLGGATARIGDPSGKTSEREPLSADTVEENTRSIRESIQRIFSNHEVHFHDGSRKPGTVTVLNNLSWYKDWGVVPFLSEAGRHFRMGTMLSRHSVQSRLKSADGMSLTEFTYQVFQAYDFHHLNQVYGCRIQLGGTDQLGNLMSGHDYIHKVSGEEVYGLTTPLVTSSAGDKLGKTAGNAVWLNRDKTSPFELYQFFLRLPDNTVEGYLKLFTFLPLAEVERLMEQQREDPSKRLAHKRLAAEVTKLVHGKEGLESAKRCTDVLFHSSVQALEEMSDDELQELFREAPFVELLLEPGTTVIDACRRVNAIPEGPRGYQMLSDGAVWINHRRTNKPEQVLIPKLHILSNGLTLLKVGKRNFYIIKWLSL is encoded by the exons ATGGCTGCGCCCTTGGCAGGAACCTGCCGCTTTCTACCGCGGCATGcgtcctgtgtcctcctcaggAGAACGGGTGTGTGGCTCAGCCTCAGGTCTAGAATTCACTGCTCCTCCCCTGCACTCAGCGGGCTGCTCTTCTCCCTCAACAGACGCGGTGTTCTGAAGGACTCTTTCCCGGAAAACGCAGCCCAGGACCAGCTGCCGCGGCTGCTCCAGTCCGGTGCTCAGACTGTGTACTGCGGCTTTGACCCCACGTCCGACAGCCTCCATGTGGGCAACCTGCTCGCCATCATCGGCCTGCTGCACTTCCGCAGCGCCGGGCACCACGTCCTGGCGGTGCTCGGAGGGGCCACGGCCCGAATCGGGGACCCGAGCGGGAAGACGAGCGAGAGGGAGCCGCTGTCCGCGGACACCGTGGAGGAGAACACCCGGAGCATCCGGGAGAGCATCCAGAGGATATTCTCCAACCACGAAGTGCACTTCCACGATGGCTCCAGGAAGCCGGGCACAGTGACCGTGCTGAACAACCTGAGCTGGTACAAGGACTGGGGCGTTGTTCCCTTTCTGTCCGAGGCCGGCAGACACTTCAGGATGGGCACCATGCTGAGCCGCCACAGTGTCCAGTCCAGGCTGAAGAGCGCCGACGGCATGAGCCTGACTGAGTTCACGTACCAGGTGTTCCAGGCCTATGACTTCCACCACCTCAACCAGGTGTACGGCTGCAGGATCCAGCTCGGGGGCACCGACCAGCTGGGAAACCTCATGTCTGGCCACGACTACATCCACAA AGTGAGTGGAGAGGAGGTGTATGGACTGACCACCCCCCTGGTGACCAGCTCTGCCGGGGACAAGCTGGGGAAGACGGCGGGCAACGCAGTGTGGCTCAACAGAGACAAGACGTCACCGTTTGAACTGTATCAGTTCTTTCTGCGACTGCCTGACAACACTGTGGAAGG GTATCTGAAGCTGTTCACCTTCCTGCCACTGGCGGAGGTGGAGAGGctgatggagcagcagagggaggatcCAAGTAAACGACTTGCACACAAGCGACTGGCTGCAGAGGTGACCAAACTGGTGCACGGAAAGGAGGGCCTTGAAAGTGCTAAGAG ATGCACCGACGTACTTTTCCACAGCAGCGTGCAGGCCTTGGAGGAAATGAGTGACGATGAGCTTCAGGAGCTTTTCAGGGAGGCTCCCTTCGTCGAGCTGCTGTTGGAGCCGGGGACCACTGTGATAGACGCCTGCCGCAGAGTCAACGCAATCCCAGAGGGACCCAGAGG GTATCAGATGCTTTCAGACGGTGCAGTGTGGATCAACCACAGACGGACAAATAAACCAGAGCAAGTACTCATCCCCAAACTCCACATCCTGTCTAATGGACTAACGTTGCTCAAAGTGGGCAAGAGGAACTTTTACATCATCAAGTGGCTCAGTCTCTGA
- the cdkn1bb gene encoding cyclin dependent kinase inhibitor 1Bb, giving the protein MSNVRLSNGSPTLERTEPRVSEHPKPSACRSLFGSVDHEELKRDLKGHLREMEDTASAKWGFDFASFSPLVNDRLDWKLVDCRDVPDFYKRPLRTRTREKGVCSAGNNNVDLNGNHSCVVAAAAPGDDSARSDVQMECTGLRKRPACHEASGQSKRSHSSSADGVICPSLSPSAEHTPRKSSPKRLT; this is encoded by the exons atgtcaaacgtTCGACTTTCAAACGGGAGCCCGACGTTGGAGCGAACGGAGCCGCGGGTGTCGGAGCACCCGAAGCCGTCAGCCTGCAGGAGCCTCTTCGGCTCCGTGGACCACGAAGAGTTAAAGAGGGATTTAAAGGGACACTTGCGGGAGATGGAGGACACCGCCTCCGCCAAGTGGGGCTTCGACTTCGCCAGTTTCTCGCCGCTGGTCAACGACAGGCTCGACTGGAAGTTAGTGGACTGCAGGGACGTCCCGGATTTCTACAAGCGGCCGCTGCGGACGAGGACCCGGGAGAAGGGCGTCTGCTCCGCCGGGAATAACAATGTGGATCTTAACGGGAATCATAGCTGTGTTGTGGCGGCGGCGGCTCCGGGCGACGACAGCGCCAGGTCCGACGTGCAGATGGAGTGCACCGGGCTGAGGAAGAGACCTGCGTGCCACG AAGCCTCGGGCCAAAGCAAGaggtcacacagcagcagcgCGGATGGGGTGATCTGTCCCAGTCTGAGCCCCTCTGCAGAACACACACCCAGAAAGAGCAGCCCCAAGAGGCTGACGTGA